Below is a genomic region from Oceanidesulfovibrio indonesiensis.
GAAAATTGAAACTGAAAAACTTCAGAGGCTACAGAAACCCTACTGAAATCATTATTGATGAAAGCATGACGGGTATTGTCGGTCGTAATGACTTTGGGAAATCAACGATTCTGGAAGCGCTGGCTATTTTTTTTGAAACAGAAGGAATGAAGGCTGACAAGAATGACATGAACTGTTTCAGCCTAAGAGAAGGGGACGGCCGTTTTGAAATAGCCTGTGAATTTGATGACCTGCCCGATTTTATCATGATCGACGACAGGGTGCAGACCACGCTCGCCTCAGAACATCT
It encodes:
- a CDS encoding AAA family ATPase — translated: MRLRKLKLKNFRGYRNPTEIIIDESMTGIVGRNDFGKSTILEALAIFFETEGMKADKNDMNCFSLREGDGRFEIACEFDDLPDFIMIDDRVQTTLASEHLLNEDGNFEIVKTFKATTSGKPEQTCIRCIHPDEEPLRNLL